Genomic DNA from Enterococcus saccharolyticus subsp. saccharolyticus:
CAGCAGTTAAAACTGTGGCATGTTCCAATAAGGAAATCAGTCCCAAGTATAATGAACCTGTATAAAGGTTACCGATACGACGACTATAAGCAATGCTTTCTTCATAGCGTGCTAGAATCCGCGCTTGTTCTTCTTCTGTTTCATTTTCTAAAATTGCTAACAAGGCTTTTTTTCCCATTTTTGTATAAGGAATATGGAAAGCTAACGCTTGATAATCAGCTAATGTATAGCCATTACGATGTGTGTTTTCTTGCCAAACTTTTTGGAAAGAGTTGATGTATGTTTCATTTGATAAAGGACCGTCAACAAGTGGGTAGTCGTGGCCAACTGGTCGCCAAAAATCATAAATATCCTGAGTTAACATCACGTTATCATCATTTAAACTTAAAATTCTTGGATTTGCTGTAATTAACATCGCTACAGCACCCGCACCTTGCGTTGGCTCACCGCCAGAGTTCAATCCGTAACGTGCAATATCTGTTGCAACAACTAAGACTTTGCTTTCAGGGTGTAATGTGACATGGTTTTTCGCAAATTGTAAACCAGCTGTACCACCATAACAAGCTTCTTTAATTTCAAATGAGCGAGCAAATGGTTGGACTCCTAATAAACGATGTAACACAACCGAGGCAGCTTTGGATTCGTCAATACCTGATTCAGTAGCTACAATCACCGTATCAATGGCAGTTAAGTCTTCCTCAGTTAAAATTTGTTTGGCTGCATTGGTCGCAAAAGTTACGATATCTTGCGTTTTGGCATTTACGGCCATTTGATCTTGTCCAATCCCGATGTGGAATTTATTTGGATCGACATCACGTGCATGTGCTAAATCCGTCATGTCAATAAAGTAAGGCGGAACAAAAAAACTGATTTTATCTATACCAACAGTCATAGTTAATCTCCTTTAACGATAGTTTACTTCTATAAAGTAACATATTTTTGTGAAAATTAGGGAAAAAATAGCAGATAATTTAAAGATTGTTAAAGAATCTTTAGTAAAAAATGGTTATAATAAAGAGAAAGTTTTTTTTTCATTAGAAGAATGCTATAGTTCATTTTGGAGGTGGCAAAGTGGAAGAAGTTGTAATTATTGATGCCTTGAGAACGCCGATTGGGAAGT
This window encodes:
- a CDS encoding hydroxymethylglutaryl-CoA synthase, with the translated sequence MTVGIDKISFFVPPYFIDMTDLAHARDVDPNKFHIGIGQDQMAVNAKTQDIVTFATNAAKQILTEEDLTAIDTVIVATESGIDESKAASVVLHRLLGVQPFARSFEIKEACYGGTAGLQFAKNHVTLHPESKVLVVATDIARYGLNSGGEPTQGAGAVAMLITANPRILSLNDDNVMLTQDIYDFWRPVGHDYPLVDGPLSNETYINSFQKVWQENTHRNGYTLADYQALAFHIPYTKMGKKALLAILENETEEEQARILARYEESIAYSRRIGNLYTGSLYLGLISLLEHATVLTAGDRIGLFSYGSGAVSEFFSGHLVEGYKQHLLVDVHTSLLEKRTKLAIDAYEELFNDKLDTNIDATFEDETAFSISGIQNTIRAYRTK